A DNA window from Oncorhynchus tshawytscha isolate Ot180627B linkage group LG13, Otsh_v2.0, whole genome shotgun sequence contains the following coding sequences:
- the LOC112265697 gene encoding rho-related GTP-binding protein RhoG-like: MQSIKCVVVGDGAVGKTCLLISYTTNAFPKEYIPTVFDNYSAQVTVDSRTISLNLWDTAGQEEYDRLRTLSYPQTNVFVICFSIASPPSFENIKHKWHPEVTHHCPNTPILLVGTKKDLRNDPEVLKKLKDQNQMTITQQQGTALARQIQAIKYLECSALNQDGIKEVFAEGVRAFLNPQPVATKKHCVLL; this comes from the coding sequence ATGCAGAGCATCAAGTGTGTGGTGGTAGGAGACGGTGCAGTGGGGAAGACCTGCCTCCTCATCTCTTACACCACCAACGCCTTCCCCAAGGAGTACATCCCCACTGTGTTTGACAACTACAGTGCCCAGGTGACTGTGGACAGCAGGACTATTAGCCTCAACCTGTGGGACACAGCAGGCCAGGAGGAATACGACCGCCTGCGCACCCTCTCCTACCCCCAGACCAACGTGTTTGTTATCTGCTTCTCCATTGCCAGCCCCCCCTCCTTTGAGAATATCAAGCACAAGTGGCACCCAGAGGTCACCCACCACTGTCCCAATACGCCCATTCTGCTGGTGGGCACCAAGAAGGACCTGCGTAATGACCCGGAGGTGTTGAAGAAGCTAAAGGATCAGAACCAGATGACCATCACCCAACAGCAGGGCACCGCCCTGGCCAGGCAGATCCAAGCCATCAAGTACCTTGAATGCTCTGCCCTCAACCAAGATGGAATCAAAGAAGTGTTCGCTGAGGGTGTGCGAGCCTTTCTCAACCCACAACCTGTCGCcaccaagaaacactgtgtgcTATTATAA